A single genomic interval of Armigeres subalbatus isolate Guangzhou_Male chromosome 1, GZ_Asu_2, whole genome shotgun sequence harbors:
- the LOC134207177 gene encoding uncharacterized protein LOC134207177, translating to MISTSLFQSGVRRVISDASRLFDPLGLIEPVIVEAKIFIQTLWKLQVSWDDLLPENLQAFWLEYRRNLGALESISIPRWVNYSEDCSSVEWHGFCDASDSAYGACLYLRCTTSDGSVRVQLMMSKSRVAPLEDLKKKKSKLSTPRLELSSALLLSHLYEKVSQATQLKIPLFFWTDSNIVKFWIASTPSRWQTFVANRMSEIQHLTKGGLWNHVAGIENPTDGLSRGISAAQLEYQSLWFNGPVWLRQERNFWPVTLKLLLNS from the coding sequence ATGATTTCAACTTCACTGTTCCAAAGTGGAGTACGACGAGTTATTTCCGATGCATCCAGATTGTTTGATCCATTGGGTTTGATTGAACCCGTAATCGTCGAAGCCAAGATTTTCATCCAAACGTTGTGGAAACTACAAGTCAGTTGGGACGATTTGCTTCCTGAAAACCTTCAAGCATTTTGGTTGGAGTATCGTAGGAACCTTGGTGCTTTGGAATCCATCAGCATTCCGCGATGGGTCAACTACAGTGAGGACTGTTCCTCAGTCGAATGGCACGGCTTCTGCGACGCTTCAGATAGCGCATACGGTGCTTGTTTGTACCTGCGATGTACCACTTCTGATGGTTCTGTTCGTGTTCAGTTAATGATGTCGAAGTCCAGAGTGGCGCCACTGGAGgatttgaagaagaaaaaatcaaaGCTTTCAACGCCCCGTCTCGAACTTTCGTCCGCACTGCTCCTCAGTCATCTTTACGAGAAGGTCAGCCAAGCTACCCAATTGAAAATTCCGTTGTTTTTCTGGACTGATTCCAACATTGTTAAATTTTGGATTGCGTCGACTCCATCGCGATGGCAAACCTTTGTCGCAAATAGGATGTCCGAGATCCAGCACCTGACGAAAGGTGGTTTATGGAATCATGTCGCTGGAATCGAAAACCCAACCGATGGTCTTTCGCGTGGCATATCAGCCGCTCAATTGGAGTACCAATCACTTTGGTTTAACGGACCCGTTTGGTTGCGTCAAGAACGAAACTTTTGGCCCGTGACGCTGAAGTTGCTGTTGAACAGCTAG